A segment of the Trifolium pratense cultivar HEN17-A07 linkage group LG7, ARS_RC_1.1, whole genome shotgun sequence genome:
AAAACCCTAGACCACATTCATAATTTAGGAGCATTCCAAACATTCTCAGTACAAGTCTATCATGAACATAAATTCATGTGCAACAGCATCAATCCTTCCTTAGTTCCATGAACTCGCGATGAATACCAGTGGAGTTTAGGATGACAATTTCAACCTTATCCCCCTGTAAAAACATACACCCAAAGTAAGTTCAAAGCTTGACGTAATATAAAATGACAATGTAAAAGGACTCAATTTTCTGCATTCGAAATAATCCTTGTGTGAATGTGTGATGGCAGACAATCCATTTCCATATGTAACAAACTTACAGTGTATATATCTCTCTCGGTAGCAGATGCAAAAACAGTTTTGACCAGATCAACTGCTTCTGCTTCGGACAGTGGAGTAACAGCGTCCTGCAATCAATCATATTTTATGCAGAGGTGTTAAAACTTAAACACAATTTGAAGcataaaatatttcaataaaaacacaagaATTTCACCTGGGCAGGTAAGAGAAGTGGGCTGGGGGACTTCAGTTGGTTATCAAGAAAAGGCATAATGAGAGTGGATCCTGAACCCTGAGAGCTATATCCCACTCTCTCGTAGGAACCAACAGCATCATATGTGAAGACACATCCCTTTCCTATTCAAGGTTGAAGTAGAAGTCTGAGTGAGCAATTACAAAAATGGGACATGAACAAGAACAGAAAGCTAGAAAGAGGGTACCTTCACTGTCAAGGCCCCCCAACACATTGAAAGAATAATAGGGAAAGAAGCGTTTGTAATAAAGCGTGTTTGAAAGCAACTGAGCCATTGCAGGGCAGCTCATTTGCTTGTTGTGTTGGTGCTGATATGTCTGCATTCAGAATCAATATAGTGTCATTTCAACCAGAAGTTTCCATGTGTTGCTAAGGTAATATTAAAAACAAGAGAGCCACAAAAGGtacaataaaatttgtttaatcAATCAGGCACCACAATTTAACCAAATTTCTAACCAACATCTAACACAATTAATCAGGTAAAATACATAGATAAAAAGACTAGAAGCTTTAATAATTGATGCAATGCAATTAATATCATCGAATCAATCAAGCACAAtataaaacttttatttatcattCTCTATAAAAACACTCTTTCATTCAAAAAATGTTAAAGATTTCTCTATATTCCCCTCTACTTCTCAACCTCTCCTCCAAACTCGCAAACAAAGCCTTAGCCAGTTTTACTTTCCCCCCAATCCTGCTTATCACATTCctcataattttttctttacaattttGGATATTCGATTAAATGTTGAAATAAGAACAAAACTCTgtcaaaaaaatgataataatacaAATCCTACAACAGATGATGATTATGCAAAATAAAATTAGGAATATAAATTTCTATAAAGTTGGGGTAACTTCTATATAGATAAGATGGCAAGGAGTTTGGGCATGTGTGCAGAACAGAAACTCATAAAAACACTTCAAATCAGGGTTGACCATAATAGGCCAATAATTATTGCTAAAAGGAGACCAAAGAAAATGATAGACcgttacaataaaataaatatacagGTGAATGGTCAATCTCAATCCTTAATATTTAATGCATTGTGTCATGATTGGTGTCAATTAATCAATGTAACTAACTTTAAATACTGAGAAAAGACTTGGTTATAGTTAAACTATAGGGCTATAATATTAAGGTTTCTGGTTACCATGGGCGTCTATAATAAACCATCAATGCAATATATTCAACACCCGCCAGTTTTGTGACTAAAAAGTAAGAATATTGAGTTTTTagtttattataatatatttaaagcCAAATCAAAGGAACAGTTAACCCTGGAGGAGTGCTCTAGTCTCTAGGTTTGTTCTTCTGTAGTTCTAAATCAATTGTGTTAAAAATAGGAAGGTTAAAAAGAATATGGAACCGGGCAAAGTTCTATTTCAAACTTCCTAACTTAACAAGAAAAATTTCCAAGCAGTAATCAACATATGAAGCATAAATacacaacaaaaacacaaagaaataaaagaaagacCAAAGTTTCTCACTTCCTATGTCATCctgaaaagtttacaatctaaATAGTATTATCTATTTTGCTGTTACTCACCAAATGCCTAGCTGACAAAACCTTCTGCAAAGCCTTCACATCAGCTTGAAAACCAGAAGAAGCCATCACACATTTCTCGGCTCTGTCATGAAATACAACACCCAAAAACCTAGATTAGACCTAACATCCTTCAACAACATTAACACAACTATAAAGAGTGTCCTTTGTCTAATGCTATGATTAAGAAATTAACACCACTCAactttttcaataataattaaaaaaaaaaaaaaattaggtttcagaaaaatttaaaataaactaaaattgtaGGGCTAGAAATAGCATACAAGTGGGAGATTTTAGAATAATCACGAGTAAGGATGTTGTAACCAGTGGACATCCTCGTATCTGCTGCAATCACACAGTAATCCGATCCGGCAATTGCAACACAAGATctacaaataataacaataatcatatcaaaaaaatagttaaaaagtAGTTGATTAaactgagagagagagagagagagagagagattaccCTCCATTGTTGTCATATGGAGACCAGTTAGCATGTTGTTTTGTCATGGTAATTGGGACTGGAAAACACAACACCAAAAATGTTAACAAGATGAAAAAGAGTGTCATGAAGAGGGTACATAGGGGTGTAACGAGATGTTTTTAATGGGaaaaaaatccaaaccaatcgAATATCTACGGGCTGATTCAGGTCTGGTTTTACACAAATTTTGTAAATAGACCTGTACCAAACTAACCCCACGAAATACAGGTTGGTTTGGGTGATCGGTTCACCTTAAAAAATGTTGACAAattgcaacaacaacaacaaacctaGAACTATATCTCTGCTGCATCTATCACAAACCATAATataattgaaaggaaaaaaatacaaacttaGCAATACGAATTAACTTAGCACTTACCCCCCAAATAAACTTAGCCATACGAATGAACTTAATAACTCGGACCAaataaactaactaactaactaactaaactaactaacCAACTAAACCAAACAATAGAATCAAACTAGCCtaatcaatcaatcaacaaTAAGAAGAGACTAGTATCCAAGGAGAACTACacaaaaaaactgcaatcatcTCTAACACCCAAGCCGCGACGAATAAAACcccaaaataaaaatcacactcTCTCCAATTCACGATCTATGACCTCCATAGTCACTCACTCACCTGAGAAAACCTAGCTCCTTCCCCAAAAACCAGTCCTACTGTTCATCCCCATTAAAACCCCCAAATTCATCAATTCACCACTGAACATAGAATCGAGACAGCACAAAATCAGAATCAACGCATAAAAAATACACAATGTTAGAGGGATCGGAACtcaaaaaatatacaaaaatcgAAACAGAAGGATCGCAATTCGTTCGTGAAACAATACAAATCAGCTAGAACGAACAATCTGTGATTGGAAAACGGAGAACGAAGGAGAAAGACTCACCGTGTCGGAGAAAATTTAGGGTTTCGTTTCTCTCAAGTTCCGATTTCCACTTTACGTTTGTTTCTTACTCGCGTTCGtttcctttctttttgttttactgtatttttgttttaaatttaactttttttttttttttggagtgaCGGGCAAGGAGTCTTTGTTGGGCCGTCTTTTTTGTATGGGTCCGATATTTGACAGCTACTTTTCCCTCACTCCGTATGTTCTAAACACGCACCCCGCACCCTCCCCCCGTGACGGAAATAGAAAAACTAACTGTGGGTGGCGAAAATATAACACGTGACAAATAATATCGATCAACGGTAACAAACTTTTACTATTaaaatttgtgtcaaaaaaaaaacttctactattaaaattgtgtaaaatttagtttaatGAGAGAATAAAACCGGTCAACACTCAATTTTTGTattacaaaaattgatttttactaaattaaaaaaagtttttttgtcaagttgtTTAAtgactagaaaattcaccttaaagattaataaataaaatgtccggagttcgaaccccgactctcACCCATACAATGcaaaaatccaccttaaaatattatttgatatcGTAAAAGTAGCTCAATTAATAActactaataaaaatattattaaagggtccaaaattcaaataccaaattgtctattttttttacgtttATAATAGGTGAGGCTAgcaattaaacaaaataaaattaacggtCCGTATTtgtatttcaatatattattgtcagatggtttttttttttggcacaatTGTCAGATGATTTTAGCTTGTCttgatattttttaacttttttttttacggttgaTATTTTTTAACTCAAATATGCTTTACTTAAACAGTGGAGCCATTGTGAAATAAATATTACAGCATTAGTTTGAGAGATGTGTTTCATATAAAATCTATAAGggcatgtaccaaaaaaaaaaaaaaatctataggGGCGAACATTGTATACATAGTGTGGAGTATAAAAcattactccatccgtcccaaattataagtgaaaaaataaaaattacacttaTATTAAccaaaagtaaaacatgataattagaaatatgtttttgtgagtttttctTGAATAAATTGCATagaaagatgtaaaaacaatttttattgattgttatttattaagaaaagagaagcgaaagaaaaaaattaaatgtaatttgcatttaattttataaaatttaaggaaaaaaacattattgaaaagaatttaatttatatgcatcatcggtgtaaagttattttgcacatgcgtccaataagataccgacacatcatgtatggtagttaaaaacacatgatgtgtcacattcattaaatgatgtggcaacgcgtcattggatgtatgtgtaaaaaaattttacaccgacggtgcacaacaattaaactctattgaaaatgatttttcacttataatttttgaaaaaaaaacgaCCGCCCATTTTGCTATATAGCTAGTTCCGTCCCCCCATCCACCAAAAATTTTGGGTCAAAACTCCGTATTTAAGTTTTGGGTCAACTCAGATTACccttcccaattttttttcgcCCATCTGATCTGTGATTCTCAAATTTCATTTCCCATATTGATTACGAGAAAAATTGGTACAAAAAGGAGAAAAAGATTTGATCTTTAAATCAGGGGTATTTTGGTACGAGATTAAACGGATAAATCTCAAGCAGAGACGAAGAAGTAATAAAGGAGAAATCTGAGGTGGGTACGACGCCATTTTTGGtcataattttggataaatattcatacaaagaaaaatatgttatattacgaaagacttccttatagaccacattcgaagtcttagttgTATCTTCACTGTcatcatcgatgatcaatatttttaatccttttatataagtaactcttgaaattgcaacatacaactgaccatgtgaaaacactggcgacggaagatatatcccaacatgctttaaagattgtccccgactcttattaatagtcattgcaaaagaaatcattataggaaattgtctccgtagaaatttaaaaggaattctcacgtcatatggtgtcagagaaaatttaggtatgaaaacctgatcaccaatattacttcctgaaataatttttccttcaagagcacgttttctcaatctcgtaataataagtcttgttcaattgcataatcctaatttttgattcaaattccttaatagcataactggaactccaactttaagtctcaacttgtgatttggaaattccgacgtagaaatcgtgttcaaaaattcgggagtatgaacatcatccactgtttgatcgtctacattttgtgtgagtgaaGTATCAtaagtcaaatatattttttcttcgtCAGGAATTAAattcaacatataatcatttattgtgtcgactattgaatttttaggagctcgtatagctctattttggaaatacgttatatcgttcatgttttgtaaaagtttgggatatgtgctttcaacgatagaaacaagaggatcacctgaatttggaatcaataaatttgatggaatgtcaagttctaaatcatcgtcgttgtcatctccaatttctccattgccaacacccaaaacccattcagaaaacaatattctttgttcaacgtctgcactcgaagcaccaccgagaagcctcatgtttttactcattgttaaaacttcacaaaaattccaaagaaacgaagaattaatagtagcatgaacaacttctggccctgtacctttgggtattactggtagaatttgtctaaaatctctgccaaaaacaacaacttttccaccgaagggaatgtgtttagttttttcatcaacagacttgagaatatcttttaaagttcgatcaacagcttcaaaacaatgtttgtgcatcattgatgcttcatcccatataatgagctttgctttttgtattaatagcgccaaagagcttttaggaactatggtacgtgttgaaaactcgtcaacatttagagaatacaaaaccttgaatgtgttgttctaccgccaggtataagcaatgcagcgatcccacttgaggcaactgttaaaactatctcaccttttgagcgtaatgcgactGACATGGCcttccagataaatgtcttccctgtaccgccataaccataaagaaaaaacacaccaagtttgtttttgttaactcttgtcatgattgtgtcatatactttacgttgctttgttataattcaattcgtcgagtattaaactattttgtatatcaggaactaatgatgtgtctgcattaggcattggaggataatcttttaaactcttcccacaactacgtaacaccatctcaatatctgctagtatatattgtatcaattgatcatcggttaata
Coding sequences within it:
- the LOC123899339 gene encoding proteasome subunit beta type-1-like — its product is MTKQHANWSPYDNNGGSCVAIAGSDYCVIAADTRMSTGYNILTRDYSKISHLAEKCVMASSGFQADVKALQKVLSARHLTYQHQHNKQMSCPAMAQLLSNTLYYKRFFPYYSFNVLGGLDSEGKGCVFTYDAVGSYERVGYSSQGSGSTLIMPFLDNQLKSPSPLLLPAQDAVTPLSEAEAVDLVKTVFASATERDIYTGDKVEIVILNSTGIHREFMELRKD